A stretch of Oncorhynchus gorbuscha isolate QuinsamMale2020 ecotype Even-year linkage group LG24, OgorEven_v1.0, whole genome shotgun sequence DNA encodes these proteins:
- the LOC124013183 gene encoding CD209 antigen-like protein A isoform X1: MSKGVYENSDGFEDDEPDVMKNTDIDDQIYSNVRAFKPSTRDGIVASEPDRSGKRCLLVAAVFLGLLCVLLLAGIIGLSVYYNRVIKDSEDKRNILSQSCSLYETDATEERDQLQTRYNNLTEEKGHIQAKLFVMGQHCQEGWRYFDSSLYFLSTEKKTWEESRQDCKRRGADLVIINSREEQTFLFNLHLRAWIGLTDSVTEGTWKWVDGTSLTTGYWSAGQPDDNGQEDCAEIYFRQDDPVKTWNDDNCGTNHNWICDKVV, from the exons ATGTCAAAGGGAGTCTATGAAAACTCAGATGGATTTGAAGACGATGAGCCTGATGTAATGAAGAACACAGACATTGATGACCAAATATATTCCAATGTAAGAGCCTTCAAGCCCAGTACAAGAGATGGAATTGTTGCTTCAG AGCCTGATAGATCAGGGAAGAGATGCTTGCTAGTTGCTGCAGTGTTTCTGGGGCTGCTGTGTGTTCTCCTACTGGCTGGGATCATAGGcctgtctgtctact ATAACAGAGTCATCAAAGATTCTGAGGATAAAAGGAACATCTTGTCACAGAGTTGTTCCCTTTATGAGACTGACGCAactgaagagagagaccagctacagaccagataCAACAACCTGACTGAAGAGAAAGGCCATATTCAGGCAAAGCTTTTTGTGATGG GGCAGCATTGTCAGGAGGGATGGAGGTACTTTGACTCCAGTTTGTACTTCCTCTCTACTGAGAAGAAAACCTGGGAGGAGAGCAGACAGGATTGTAAGAGGAGAGGAGCCGACCTCGTGATCATAAACAGCAGAGaggaacag ACATTTCTCTTCAACCTCCACCTGAGAGCCTGGATTGGTCTGACCGACTCTGTCACTGAGGGGACCTGGAAGTGGGTGGACGGCACATCACTGACCACAGG GTACTGGAGCGCAGGACAGCCTGATGATAATGGGCAGGAGGACTGTGCTGAGATATACTTTAGACAAGATGACCCTGTAAAGACATGGAATGATGACAATTGTGGCACAAATCATAACTGGATCTGTGACAAAGTGGTGTAA
- the LOC124013183 gene encoding CD209 antigen-like protein A isoform X2, with protein MSKVIYTEPDMNKKVKFDRGEMKERIVDIYVSADTLRDGETSTKREETEDTAPNNGPGDQHSDNRVIKDSEDKRNILSQSCSLYETDATEERDQLQTRYNNLTEEKGHIQAKLFVMGQHCQEGWRYFDSSLYFLSTEKKTWEESRQDCKRRGADLVIINSREEQTFLFNLHLRAWIGLTDSVTEGTWKWVDGTSLTTGYWSAGQPDDNGQEDCAEIYFRQDDPVKTWNDDNCGTNHNWICDKVV; from the exons ATGTCAAAGGTCATCTATACTGAACCAGATATGAACAAGAAGGTAAAGTTTGACAGAggtgagatgaaggagaggattgTGGATATCTACGTCAGTGCAGACACCCTGAGAGACGGTGAGACCAGCAccaagagagaagagacagaggacactgctCCTAATAATGGACCAGGAGACCAGCActcag ATAACAGAGTCATCAAAGATTCTGAGGATAAAAGGAACATCTTGTCACAGAGTTGTTCCCTTTATGAGACTGACGCAactgaagagagagaccagctacagaccagataCAACAACCTGACTGAAGAGAAAGGCCATATTCAGGCAAAGCTTTTTGTGATGG GGCAGCATTGTCAGGAGGGATGGAGGTACTTTGACTCCAGTTTGTACTTCCTCTCTACTGAGAAGAAAACCTGGGAGGAGAGCAGACAGGATTGTAAGAGGAGAGGAGCCGACCTCGTGATCATAAACAGCAGAGaggaacag ACATTTCTCTTCAACCTCCACCTGAGAGCCTGGATTGGTCTGACCGACTCTGTCACTGAGGGGACCTGGAAGTGGGTGGACGGCACATCACTGACCACAGG GTACTGGAGCGCAGGACAGCCTGATGATAATGGGCAGGAGGACTGTGCTGAGATATACTTTAGACAAGATGACCCTGTAAAGACATGGAATGATGACAATTGTGGCACAAATCATAACTGGATCTGTGACAAAGTGGTGTAA
- the LOC124013181 gene encoding CD209 antigen-like protein C isoform X1 encodes MSEGVYEIPDGFNDDAMKNTDIDGQLYSNLRAFKSSPRDGVVASVPVSTEPDSSGKRPFLVAAVCLGLLCVLLAGIIGLSVYYDGVSKSFSAYKTNSSAEIEQLQTSNSNLTKERDQIQTSYSTLTKERDQIQISYSTLTKERDQLQTRYNTLTKERDQLQTERYFLNWRLNNLSWQKFESSWYFLSTESKTWKESRKDCLKRGADLVMINSDKEQTFLFNLKKRVWIGLTDSVKEGTWKWVDGTPLTTRYWNDKQPDSKDPTGEEDCVEIHTDWTPLKAWNDMSCDRKLNWICEKVF; translated from the exons ATGTCAGAGGGAGTCTATGAAATCCCAGATGGATTTAATGACGATGCAATGAAGAACACAGACATTGATGGCCAATTATATTCCAACCTAAGAGCCTTCAAGTCCAGTCCAAGAGATGGAGTTGTTGCTTCAG TACCTGTGTCCACAGAGCCTGATAGCTCAGGGAAGAGACCCTTCCTAGTTGCTGCAGTGTGTCTGGGGCTTCTGTGTGTTCTACTGGCTGGGATCATAGGCCTGTCTGTCTACT ATGATGGGGTCTCTAAGAGCTTCTCAGCCTATAAAACCAACTCATCTGCAGAGATAGAACAGCTACAGACCAGCAacagcaacctgactaaagagagagaccagatacagaccagttacagcaccctgactaaagagagagaccagatacagATCAGTTACAGCAcactgactaaagagagagaccagctacagaccaggtacaacaccctgactaaagagagagaccagctacagactgAGAGATATTTTCTTAACTGGAGGCTTAACAATCTCA GCTGGCAGAAGTTTGAATCCAGTTGGTACTTCCTGTCTACTGAGTCTAAAACCTGGAAGGAGAGCAGAAAGGACTGTCTGAAGAGAGGAGCAGACCTGGTGATGATAAACAGTGATAAGGaacag ACTTTTCTCTTCAACCTCAAGAAGAGAGTCTGGATTGGTCTGACTGACTCTGTTAAGGAGGGGACCTGGAAATGGGTGGACGGCACCCCACTGACCACAAG GTACTGGAATGACAAGCAGCCTGATAGTAAAGATCCTACTGGGGAGGAGGACTGTGTTGAGATACATACAGATTGGACTCCACTTAAGGCATGGAATGACATGTCATGTGACAGGAAACTCAACTGGATTTGTGAAAAAGTGTTTTAA
- the LOC124013181 gene encoding CD209 antigen-like protein C isoform X2, whose protein sequence is MSEGVYEIPDGFNDDAMKNTDIDGQLYSNLRAFKSSPRDGVVASEPDSSGKRPFLVAAVCLGLLCVLLAGIIGLSVYYDGVSKSFSAYKTNSSAEIEQLQTSNSNLTKERDQIQTSYSTLTKERDQIQISYSTLTKERDQLQTRYNTLTKERDQLQTERYFLNWRLNNLSWQKFESSWYFLSTESKTWKESRKDCLKRGADLVMINSDKEQTFLFNLKKRVWIGLTDSVKEGTWKWVDGTPLTTRYWNDKQPDSKDPTGEEDCVEIHTDWTPLKAWNDMSCDRKLNWICEKVF, encoded by the exons ATGTCAGAGGGAGTCTATGAAATCCCAGATGGATTTAATGACGATGCAATGAAGAACACAGACATTGATGGCCAATTATATTCCAACCTAAGAGCCTTCAAGTCCAGTCCAAGAGATGGAGTTGTTGCTTCAG AGCCTGATAGCTCAGGGAAGAGACCCTTCCTAGTTGCTGCAGTGTGTCTGGGGCTTCTGTGTGTTCTACTGGCTGGGATCATAGGCCTGTCTGTCTACT ATGATGGGGTCTCTAAGAGCTTCTCAGCCTATAAAACCAACTCATCTGCAGAGATAGAACAGCTACAGACCAGCAacagcaacctgactaaagagagagaccagatacagaccagttacagcaccctgactaaagagagagaccagatacagATCAGTTACAGCAcactgactaaagagagagaccagctacagaccaggtacaacaccctgactaaagagagagaccagctacagactgAGAGATATTTTCTTAACTGGAGGCTTAACAATCTCA GCTGGCAGAAGTTTGAATCCAGTTGGTACTTCCTGTCTACTGAGTCTAAAACCTGGAAGGAGAGCAGAAAGGACTGTCTGAAGAGAGGAGCAGACCTGGTGATGATAAACAGTGATAAGGaacag ACTTTTCTCTTCAACCTCAAGAAGAGAGTCTGGATTGGTCTGACTGACTCTGTTAAGGAGGGGACCTGGAAATGGGTGGACGGCACCCCACTGACCACAAG GTACTGGAATGACAAGCAGCCTGATAGTAAAGATCCTACTGGGGAGGAGGACTGTGTTGAGATACATACAGATTGGACTCCACTTAAGGCATGGAATGACATGTCATGTGACAGGAAACTCAACTGGATTTGTGAAAAAGTGTTTTAA
- the LOC124013181 gene encoding CD209 antigen-like protein C isoform X3 codes for MSEGVYEIPDGFNDDAMKNTDIDGQLYSNLRAFKSSPRDGVVASDDGVSKSFSAYKTNSSAEIEQLQTSNSNLTKERDQIQTSYSTLTKERDQIQISYSTLTKERDQLQTRYNTLTKERDQLQTERYFLNWRLNNLSWQKFESSWYFLSTESKTWKESRKDCLKRGADLVMINSDKEQTFLFNLKKRVWIGLTDSVKEGTWKWVDGTPLTTRYWNDKQPDSKDPTGEEDCVEIHTDWTPLKAWNDMSCDRKLNWICEKVF; via the exons ATGTCAGAGGGAGTCTATGAAATCCCAGATGGATTTAATGACGATGCAATGAAGAACACAGACATTGATGGCCAATTATATTCCAACCTAAGAGCCTTCAAGTCCAGTCCAAGAGATGGAGTTGTTGCTTCAG ATGATGGGGTCTCTAAGAGCTTCTCAGCCTATAAAACCAACTCATCTGCAGAGATAGAACAGCTACAGACCAGCAacagcaacctgactaaagagagagaccagatacagaccagttacagcaccctgactaaagagagagaccagatacagATCAGTTACAGCAcactgactaaagagagagaccagctacagaccaggtacaacaccctgactaaagagagagaccagctacagactgAGAGATATTTTCTTAACTGGAGGCTTAACAATCTCA GCTGGCAGAAGTTTGAATCCAGTTGGTACTTCCTGTCTACTGAGTCTAAAACCTGGAAGGAGAGCAGAAAGGACTGTCTGAAGAGAGGAGCAGACCTGGTGATGATAAACAGTGATAAGGaacag ACTTTTCTCTTCAACCTCAAGAAGAGAGTCTGGATTGGTCTGACTGACTCTGTTAAGGAGGGGACCTGGAAATGGGTGGACGGCACCCCACTGACCACAAG GTACTGGAATGACAAGCAGCCTGATAGTAAAGATCCTACTGGGGAGGAGGACTGTGTTGAGATACATACAGATTGGACTCCACTTAAGGCATGGAATGACATGTCATGTGACAGGAAACTCAACTGGATTTGTGAAAAAGTGTTTTAA